The genomic region CGGGCTGTGCCGCTCATCGTCCACGCGGAGCTGGAGTCGCCCGTGCGGCGGGCGCCGGCGGGAGCAGACCCGCGCACGTACCGCGGCTATCTGGAGTCCCGCCCGAAGCGCTGGGAGGACGACGCCATCCGGATGATGATGGAGCTGGCGCGCAAGCACCGCTGCCGCGTGCACATCGTCCACCTGTCGTCGGCGAACGCGCTGTCCATCCTGCGCGACGCCCGGCGCGAGGGCCTGGACGTGTCGGTGGAGACGTGTCCGCACTACCTCTCCTTCACGGCGGAGGAAATCGAGGACGGCGCCACCCACTTCAAGTGCGCGCCGCCCATCCGCGAGGCGGAGAACCGCGAGCGGCTGTGGAGCGGGCTGGCGCAGGGAGACATCGAAATGGTGGTGTCGGACCACTCGCCCTGCACGCCGGCCCTGAAGCACCTGGAGCGCGGGGACTTCGGCGCGGCGTGGGGGGGCATTGCCTCCCTGCAGCTCAGCCTGCCGGCGGTGTGGACGGAGGCGCGCAAGCGCGGGCACGGGCTGGAGTCGCTGGTGCGCTGGATGTGCGAGGCCCCGGCGCGGCTGGTAGGGCTGGAGGGCGTGAAGGGCACGCTGGCACCCGGGGCGGACGCGGACCTCGTCGTCTTCGACCCGGAGGCTTCCTTCACCGTGGAGCCCTCGCGCCTGCTACACCGTCATCCGATTACGCCCTACGCGGGCCGGACGCTGACGGGCGTGGTGGAGATGACGTTCCTGCGGGGAATGAAGATTCATGAGCGCGGCCAGCCGTTGCCGCGCCCGGTTGGACGCTGGGTGCGCCGCCCTGTCACGGCGCGCGCCGAAGCCTGAAAGTCTGGAGACCACACACCATGCACGCACCCGAAGAGGGAAAGCTGCGCGTCGCTTTCACCGAGTTCATCGACCTGGCGGCTGAACACGTGGGCGGCCGCGCCCTGCTGGCCAGCGACGAGTTCTTCGCGGGCAAGGAGAACCTCCTCAAGCCCGGCCGGGGCGTCTTCATCCCCGGCAAGTACACCGAGCAGGGCAAGTGGATGGACGGCTGGGAGTCGCGCCGCAAGCGCGTGCCGGGCCACGACTGGTGCATCCTCCAGCTCGGCCTGCCGGGCGTGGTGCGCGGCGTGGACATCGACACCAACCACTTCCTCGGCAACTTCCCCGAGTATGCCTCGGTGGACGCGCTGGAGGTGGAGGGCACGCCCACTCCCGAGTCGCTGGTGGACGCGAAGTGGACGCGCATCCTCCCGCAGCTCCGGCTGCAAGGGGGCTCGCGCAACCTGTTCCCCATCGCCAGCGAGCAGCGCTGGACGCACCTGCGCCTCAACATCTACCCGGATGGCGGCGTGGCGCGCTTCCGCGTGCACGGCGAGGTGCGGCCGGACTTCGAGCGCCTGACGCGCGCGAGTGGCACGGTGGACCTGGCGGCGGCGGAGCACGGCGGCACGGTGGTGACGTGCAACGACTCCTTCTTCAGCCCCAAGGACAACCTCATCCTCCCGGGCCGCGCGGCCAACATGGGCGAGGGCTGGGAGACGCGGCGCAAGCGGACGCTGCCGGGCTTCGACTGGATTGTGGTGAAGCTGGCCGTGCCGGGCACCGTGCAGAAGGTGGAGGTGGACACCGCGCACTACAAGGGCAACTTCCCGGAGTCCGCGTCCCTGGAGGGCTGCTACCTGCGCGAGCCGGTGGTGGACTTCGCCAACGCGCACGACATCGCCTGGACGGAGCTGCTGCCGCGCACGAAGCTGCAGGCGGACCACCGGCACTTCTTCGAGTCCGAGCTGCGCGCCCAGGGGCCCTTCACCCACGTGCGCTTGAAAATCTTCCCCGACGGCGGCGTCAGCCGGCTGCGGGTCCACGGGCGGCCGGCATGAGCGCGCTGGAGCGACTCAACAAGCTGCTGCCCTCCGAGGCCCGCGCGGAGCTGCTGCGCTGCTGTGGCTCCTCGCGCTGGGCGGACGGCATGGTCCGCTCTCGGCCCTTCCGCGACGCCGAGCACCTGCTCGCGGAGGCCTCGTGGCTCTGGAAGCAGACGGGGCCGGAGGACTGGCGCGAGGCCTTCACGCACCACCCCCGCATCGGCGACGTGTCCCAGCTTCGCGCGAAGTTCGCGTCCACCGCGTCCTGGTCCTCGCAGGAGCAGGGCGGGGTGAGCGGCGCGGACGAGGCGGTGCTGCAGGGGCTGGCCGACGGCAATGCAGAGTACGAGCGGCGGTTCGGTTTCATCTTCCTGGTGTGCGCCACCGGGAAGAGCGCGGCGGAGATGCTGGACCTGCTGCGCGCGCGGCTGGACAACCCTCCGGACGAGGAGCTGCGCATCGCCGCCGAGGAGCAGGCGAAAATCACCCGCATCCGACTGGAGAAGCTGCTGGCGTCATGAGCACTCTTTCCACCCATGTCCTCGACACGCACCGCGGCCGCCCGGCCGCCGGTGTCCCCATCACCCTGGAGCTGCAAGGGCCTGCTGGCACCTGGAAGGAGCTGGCGCGCGGCATCACCAACGACGACGGGCGCGTGCGCGACTTCCTGCCCCAGGGCGCCCGCGTGGAGACCGGCGTCTACCGCATGGCCTTCGACACGGGGGCCTACTTCCGCGCGCAAGGCGAGAAGGGCTTCTACCCCTCCGTGACGGTGGTGTTCGAGCTCACCGCGCCGGACGAGCACTACCACGTCCCGCTGCTGCTGAGCCCCTTCGGCTACTCCACGTACAGGGGAAGCTGAGCGCGGCCCGGGTCAGGGCTTGCCGACGGCCTGGGTGGTGAGGCGGGCGCCCAGCAGGGTGTGGATTTCCGCGATGAGCACCTGCGGCTTCACCGGCTTGACGAGGTACACGTCCGGCCCGGACTGGGCCGCATCGCCCGCCTCGCGGGGCGGGTAGCCGCTGACGAAGATGACGGGAATCTGCTGCAGCGTGGGCTCGGCGCGGAACCGGCGGCACAGCTCGTAGCCGTCCATGCCGTCCATGTTCACATCGGACAGCAGCACGTCCGGAGGGCTGGCCATCGCGAGCGACAGGCCCGTTTCGCCGTCGGCCGCGGTGGTGCAGTCGAATTCGCCGGACAGCAGGAGACGCAGCGTCTCCCGCATCGTCCATGAGTTCTCGACGATGAGGACCTTCGGCTTCACGGCGCTTCCGCCCCCGGGGCTGGGGGAGGCGCCAGGTGGGTCCAGCGCTCCCTCATCCAATCGGTCAGGTCTCCAGCATCCCCGTCCCGCGCATTGGGAGCAAGGGGTCCGCATTGCCCCCAGTCGGGGCCTTCGGGCCCCATGGCGCCCCGCCGCTCGGGGGCCGGGCGGGAAATCGGGGGGTTACTCCTCTGGAGGCGGGTTCACCAGCCCGCGCCGGGACACGTCGGAGTCCGGCTCCTCGTCACCGCGCGCCTCGCGCTCGGGCACCTGCTCCGTCGTCCACTCCTCGCCGCGCTCCACCCGGGCCTCCCAGTCGGTGTCCGAGGTGGGGCTGGCGTCGCGCTCCTTGCCCAGCTGTCGGGCCGTCTCGGCGGCACCCCGGTCCTGCGCGTCCTCCACCTGCCCCCGGTTGCGCGGCTGAAAGTCCTTTGTGTTGCCCGCCATGGTGTCGCCTCCGTGCGCATGCCCTGCCTGCCCGACTGAAGTTCGGAAGCGGCGGCGCGGCGGGCAAGCAAGGCCCGGCCGGCCGGGTGGTGGGCTAGCGCCGCCGGGTGGCGCCCCGCGCCAGCTCCGGGCCGCCGCGCGACAGGTCCTCCACCAGCGGGCCCAGTCCGGCGGTGGGCGTAGCGATGCGGCAGGCCGCGCCGCCATGGACGAGCCCCACCACCTGCATCCGCGAGTCCACCAGCGGCGCCCCCGAGTCTCCGGGCCGGCCCCGCATCGTGGTGAAGAGGGCGGCCGGCACCTCCGGCAGCGAGGGGCAGCGGCCCAGCCGCTCCAGCTGGGCCTCCTGTGCGTCGCCGGGCCTGTCGTTCCGGCCGGTGAAGACCAGGGCGTCGCCGGGCGCGGGCAGCCCGTCCGCCACCTCCAGCGGCCGCACCGGCGCCCGGGCGTCCAGCCGGATGACGGCCACGTCCCGGCCGCGGTCCACGTGCACGTAGGTGCCTCCGAGCCGCTGTCCGCCCAGGAATGACAGGTGTACCCGCGTGTCATCCGGCCGGACGCAGTGCGCCGCGGTGAGGGCGTGCCGGCCATCCTCCACCACCACGCCCGCGCAGTGGCCCGGCTCCAGCGTCACCGTGGCCGCGGCCACGTCATCGACGTCGGGCGGGGTGTCCGCTTCGTCCGGCGCGGGGCCGTCACAGGCCGCCAGCGTCGCCAGTCCCAGCGCTCCCGCCCATGCCAGCCATCGCCTCGTGCCCGCGCGCATCGTCCGCCTCCCTCACGGGTACACGGCCCCTGGCCGGCACCCCTGTGGGGAAGGATGTGCACCCGCCCACCGGGCCCTGAGGGAAGGGCCGTCCGGCAGGCGCACGAGCAGGGCACGCTCCGGCTGTCACTTGCCTGCGCACGTGGGGTGGAGGTCCGCTGTTACCCGTTTTGATGACCACTGAACGTGCTCGTACCGTGGAAACGTGATATTCCATTGACCTCTGGATTCCGCTAACCCCCGGGTCCCACCGCACCTCCGTGAGCGACGAGGAGAAGACAACCGTCCTGGACGAGCGCAGCCGTCCTCCAAGTAGCTGGGGGGACCGCATCCGCACGCCCATCACCCTCCCGGGGGCGCGCGCCGGGGAGCGCCGCTCACTGGACGTGGGCATGGTGGTGACGGGGCGCTACCAGGTGGAGGGCCTGCTGGGTGAGGGTGGCATGGGCCGCATCTGGCTGGCGTCGGACCTGCACGAGAAGCGCCGCGTGGCGCTCAAGGAGATGCAGGTCCCCGCGGGCCTGACGGCGGGGAAGACGGAGGAGCTGGTGCTGATGTTCCGGCATGAGTTCTTCGCGATGAAGAAGCTGCAACACCCCGGCACGCTGAAGGTCTTCGACTGGGGCATGACGGAGGCCGGCAACCGCTTCATCACCATGGAGGTGGTGGACGGGAAGGACCTGAGCACGCTGGCGCGCGACGAGCCGCTGGACACGCGCACGCTGTACCGGGTGCTCATCCAGATGGCGCAGGTGCTGGCCTTCCTGCACTCGCGGCTGTACGTGCACTGCGACATCAAGGCCAGCAACGTGCGCATCACCCGCTCCGGCGCGGTGAAGCTGATGGACTTCGGGGTGATGCACCAGCTGGGCACGCCCAGCCCCGGCCGCCTCAAGGGCACGCTGGAGTACCTGGCTCCAGAGTGGCAGCGCGGCGCCAGCATCGACGGGCGCGCGGACCTGTACTCGTTGGGGGTGATGGCCTACTACCTCGTCACGCGCCGGCTGCCCTTCAAGCGCAACACCCCGGCGGCGCTGCTGGCGGACCACCTGACGCGCCCGCCGCCGCGGCCCTCCACGATTTGCCCCGTGGAGCCGCAGCTGGAGGAGCTCATCCTCCTGCTGCTGGCGAAGGACCCGCGCGAGCGCTTCCAGGACGCAGGGGAGCTGCTGGAGGCGCTGTGCCACGCCAGCGGCGAGCCGCTGCCGGAGGAGACGCTGTCGGCGCGCGCCAGCTACCTGCACGTGCCGGAGGTGGTGGGGCGCGGCGCGGAGCTCGAGGCGCTGATGAACGGGCTGGCCGAGGCGGACTGGGGCCAGTCGCACGCGGTGCTCATCGGCGCGCCGGCGGGCGTGGGCAAGACGCGGCTGCTCCAGGAGTTCGAGCTGCAGGCGAAGCTGGCGGAGCTGCCCTTCGGCCGGGGGCAGTGCCGGGCCGAGGGACAGGCGCCGCTGATGCCGATTGCCCAGGCGCTGCGCTGCCTGATTCCGCACACGCCGGTGGACATGATGGAGCGGCTGTCGCCGAAGCTGGTGCGGCTGCTGCCGGGGTTGGTGGCGACGGAGCCGGGTGCGGCGCCCCACGGGGTGCCGCCAGCGGTGGGCGAGGAGAAGCTGGCCTTCTTCGGCGCGCTGGCGGAGTGGGTGCAGGCGCTGGGGCGCCAGATGACGCTGGTGCTGTGCTTCGAAGACTTGCAGTGGGCGGACAGCGCCACGCTGGAGGTGCTCAACGTGCTCATCCGCACGCTGCACGGCACGCGCGGCATGGTGGTGGGCACGTTCCGCTCCGGCGAGCTGAGCCGGCTGAGCCTGGCCTTCCAGACGGTGGACGAGAAGCTCACCACGCGCATGGACCTGGACCCGCTGGCCGTGGACCACGTGCGCACGCTGGTGGAGCTGGCCCTGCCGGGGCTGTCGGTGCCCGAGGGCTTCGTGGCGCGGCTGCACGCCACCACGGGCGGCAATGCCTTCTTCGCCACCGAGTGCCTGCGCGCGCTGGTGGAGGCGAATGCGCTGACGCGCGTGGGGGGCCGGTGGAACGCGGAGGCGGGGCTGGACACGCGGCCCCTGCCGGCCAGCATCCAGGACGCGGTGCTGGCGCGCCTGGCCACCGCCCCGCCGGAGCAGGTGGCGCTGCTGCGCAGGCTGGCGCCCGCGGGACGCAGCCTGGACCTGCCCATGGTGCGCGCGCTGGCGGACCTGCCCGAGGTGGACCTGTTCGCGGTGCTGGACGCCATCGTCGAGCGGCAGTTCCTCCAGGAGGTGGAGGGGCGCTACGTCTTCACGCACGACACCGTGCACCAGGCCGTCTACGACAGCACGCCGGAGGCCGAGCGGCGGGTGGCGCACGGGCAGGTGGCGCTGGCGCTCCAGACGCTGCACACGCAGCGGCCGGACCTGTCGCGCACGGTGGGCTGGCACTACCTGCGCTCGTCGGAGCCGGAGCTGGCCATCGGCCCGCTGCTGGACGCGGGCCGCGCCGCGATTGAGGCCCAGGCGCTGCTGGAGGCGACGCTGCTCCTGAAGGAGGCGGCGGCGCTGCTGGAGGCCGCGCCGGACTTCCCGGGGCGCGACAGGCTGCTGCTGCGCATCTGGGTGACGATGGTGGAGGTGGGCTACTCCAGCGACCCGCCCACGTC from Pyxidicoccus trucidator harbors:
- the allB gene encoding allantoinase AllB, with amino-acid sequence MSGEQFVLRSRRVLAPGGMREAAVVVKDGKVAAVVAPSEIPAGLPVTDVGDKVVMPGVVDSHAHINEPGRTEWEGFETATRAAAAGGITTVVDMPLNSLPPTTTLDALQLKARAAEGRCQVDHAFWGGVIPGNADQLEALIDAGIAGFKCFLCPSGVDEFPHADSAVLDVAMPVLARRAVPLIVHAELESPVRRAPAGADPRTYRGYLESRPKRWEDDAIRMMMELARKHRCRVHIVHLSSANALSILRDARREGLDVSVETCPHYLSFTAEEIEDGATHFKCAPPIREAENRERLWSGLAQGDIEMVVSDHSPCTPALKHLERGDFGAAWGGIASLQLSLPAVWTEARKRGHGLESLVRWMCEAPARLVGLEGVKGTLAPGADADLVVFDPEASFTVEPSRLLHRHPITPYAGRTLTGVVEMTFLRGMKIHERGQPLPRPVGRWVRRPVTARAEA
- the uraD gene encoding 2-oxo-4-hydroxy-4-carboxy-5-ureidoimidazoline decarboxylase — translated: MSALERLNKLLPSEARAELLRCCGSSRWADGMVRSRPFRDAEHLLAEASWLWKQTGPEDWREAFTHHPRIGDVSQLRAKFASTASWSSQEQGGVSGADEAVLQGLADGNAEYERRFGFIFLVCATGKSAAEMLDLLRARLDNPPDEELRIAAEEQAKITRIRLEKLLAS
- the uraH gene encoding hydroxyisourate hydrolase; translation: MSTLSTHVLDTHRGRPAAGVPITLELQGPAGTWKELARGITNDDGRVRDFLPQGARVETGVYRMAFDTGAYFRAQGEKGFYPSVTVVFELTAPDEHYHVPLLLSPFGYSTYRGS
- a CDS encoding S1 family peptidase produces the protein MRAGTRRWLAWAGALGLATLAACDGPAPDEADTPPDVDDVAAATVTLEPGHCAGVVVEDGRHALTAAHCVRPDDTRVHLSFLGGQRLGGTYVHVDRGRDVAVIRLDARAPVRPLEVADGLPAPGDALVFTGRNDRPGDAQEAQLERLGRCPSLPEVPAALFTTMRGRPGDSGAPLVDSRMQVVGLVHGGAACRIATPTAGLGPLVEDLSRGGPELARGATRRR
- the alc gene encoding allantoicase, with the protein product MHAPEEGKLRVAFTEFIDLAAEHVGGRALLASDEFFAGKENLLKPGRGVFIPGKYTEQGKWMDGWESRRKRVPGHDWCILQLGLPGVVRGVDIDTNHFLGNFPEYASVDALEVEGTPTPESLVDAKWTRILPQLRLQGGSRNLFPIASEQRWTHLRLNIYPDGGVARFRVHGEVRPDFERLTRASGTVDLAAAEHGGTVVTCNDSFFSPKDNLILPGRAANMGEGWETRRKRTLPGFDWIVVKLAVPGTVQKVEVDTAHYKGNFPESASLEGCYLREPVVDFANAHDIAWTELLPRTKLQADHRHFFESELRAQGPFTHVRLKIFPDGGVSRLRVHGRPA
- a CDS encoding protein kinase domain-containing protein produces the protein MVVTGRYQVEGLLGEGGMGRIWLASDLHEKRRVALKEMQVPAGLTAGKTEELVLMFRHEFFAMKKLQHPGTLKVFDWGMTEAGNRFITMEVVDGKDLSTLARDEPLDTRTLYRVLIQMAQVLAFLHSRLYVHCDIKASNVRITRSGAVKLMDFGVMHQLGTPSPGRLKGTLEYLAPEWQRGASIDGRADLYSLGVMAYYLVTRRLPFKRNTPAALLADHLTRPPPRPSTICPVEPQLEELILLLLAKDPRERFQDAGELLEALCHASGEPLPEETLSARASYLHVPEVVGRGAELEALMNGLAEADWGQSHAVLIGAPAGVGKTRLLQEFELQAKLAELPFGRGQCRAEGQAPLMPIAQALRCLIPHTPVDMMERLSPKLVRLLPGLVATEPGAAPHGVPPAVGEEKLAFFGALAEWVQALGRQMTLVLCFEDLQWADSATLEVLNVLIRTLHGTRGMVVGTFRSGELSRLSLAFQTVDEKLTTRMDLDPLAVDHVRTLVELALPGLSVPEGFVARLHATTGGNAFFATECLRALVEANALTRVGGRWNAEAGLDTRPLPASIQDAVLARLATAPPEQVALLRRLAPAGRSLDLPMVRALADLPEVDLFAVLDAIVERQFLQEVEGRYVFTHDTVHQAVYDSTPEAERRVAHGQVALALQTLHTQRPDLSRTVGWHYLRSSEPELAIGPLLDAGRAAIEAQALLEATLLLKEAAALLEAAPDFPGRDRLLLRIWVTMVEVGYSSDPPTSLAFAEKLFAHWEATVDLAEGRRQALEALESACAAPEVDRPARLRELFREREADAYASPADTFWKQAELQILQGMALAIVGRTEALSTLLKRVEAEQPEVSPYRAGTLLSPAVLCAYTGRFAGVLETQYEQLARLRGLREAMGRLPKRLAWALGMGGYMMNMNLALRGEPLDVQATRDGYAVAEAHGFTDVRAFHLFSVVTRAAFTGDGASFVPAFTEKTDLVRRLGNPRLMERNLAIFTPPYYLERGEHEHVAAVVARAETLAQVLPGDRWLQCHVQVYQACRDVLFEDAAAARQSLPKALAASREGGLRMETLLRVYQSRFEREQGNLLAAAEAAEAALTRALDPVLANPWDEIIARRALAALQPGAEGTAHLRRALALAELTGNVLQMGLVRLSLAEREPLSEAAVAELAAAEALFTEARATSLLSLTSSLRGALQRRAGVRQSA
- a CDS encoding response regulator, whose translation is MKPKVLIVENSWTMRETLRLLLSGEFDCTTAADGETGLSLAMASPPDVLLSDVNMDGMDGYELCRRFRAEPTLQQIPVIFVSGYPPREAGDAAQSGPDVYLVKPVKPQVLIAEIHTLLGARLTTQAVGKP